The Lolium rigidum isolate FL_2022 chromosome 1, APGP_CSIRO_Lrig_0.1, whole genome shotgun sequence region CTTCCCTCACCTCGTCTAGGCCATGCGTCAATGACCACAGGGTGACGGCGAGGATGGCTTCAAGACCGTGGTGGCATGTGCTTGTGGGTGGAAGGATGGGTGGAGCACTTCGGATTGACCGGGATGGTGGTGTTGGGGCTTGTGAGAAATCCATGTCGGCTAATCGACACAGTGAGCCGGTGACGCCTAAGGGTGCCGCCTTGGCTTCCTAGAGGGTGTCGGGTGTACCCCCTCCTCTATCCTTTCGTGTactgggggaaaccctaggattagtTTGGACAGCTCTGTTGTCGTTCTCCTTGTTGAAGTGGTATGCGACGATTAAGAGTGATAGGAGCATGGTAGGACTTCTCCAAAAGCCGCAACGATGGCGGGTCTCCTTGTTCTTGTCGGTCTGCCGGTGTCGGCATTTTTTATTAACATAGCGGGCGAAGCCTATTTCAAGGAAAAGAGTCCATTTTGGGGAATAGTTTTCACCATAATTTATCTTGTGCAATAGTTTTTCTTAAAGTTAGTTTTGTAAGAAAAAAAGATCGCCCCGTTGGTACATATAGCTCTCTTCCCGAATCCCGACGCgcattctcacctcctcctcctcctctctctctcctcgcgCCGAACCCCAGGCGAAGCTCCTCGCCGGAATCAGGTAAGCTCGACCACGGCATCCGATCTGCCCAAACCCGATCTCCGGCTCTATCTCCCCTGATCCACCATTCTCCCTAAATCTCGTTGGATCCCTTTTTTTTCACGGATCTCGTGAGAAATTTACTTGATCTGTTTCATCGCGAGTAGATCTGCGCCAACTTCCTCGCGGATTACGACATTTCCTTGGCGCCTAGGTGTGTAAGACCTCGCAGGGATCGACGTCGCCAGTATTGGATGCGTAGGCGGCGCGTCCGTTTTGTGTTGTTAGGACTTGGGATCTAATAGACGTCCAATCTTCGAGCTCGATCTGACGGACTTTCGGACTGTGTGCTGCAGGTGACCAGAGGGCGAGATGGGGCTCGCGTTCGGGAAGCTCTTCAGCCGGCTTTTCGCCAAGAAGGAGATGCGGATCCTCATGGTCGGTCTCGATGCCGCCGGAAAGACCACCATCCTCTACAAGCTTAAGCTCGGCGAGATCGTCACCACCATCCCAACAATTGGTAACAAATGATCCCCCATCTCATCTTATGGGCTTGCATCTTGCTCAGTTTTTAACTTCTTGATTGAACTTTGTATATCTGTAGGTTTGGTGTTTAAATATATAATTATAAGATTTTGATAACCAGGCCAACCTATCAACAATATGAACCAGGGGCTAGCCATATGGTTTATTGCCACCAAAGACCCTATTGATGCGCGCACTTATGCATTAGTTTGTTTAAATGGAACAATGACTACACAATATGCTAATACATTCCTATTTATGTGGTACAGAAAACCGTGTTAATATTTTAGGTGTTACCGAACTGCTTAGGCTATCACTGTTTTGTTTCTGCTAGAGTGGCATGCTATATGGCCTGAGGTTAATGCCTCCCATGTTATGTGGACAAACGTGGTAAACTTTCCTTAAATTGCATTGGCCAACAACTACCAAGGAAAGTGTCATCCTGCACTTCTATCCTAGCACAACATTTGTTGATCTTTTGTATCCTCGGACCAAACCTCTTAGAGAACTGTTATTTGACAGTGTATGTTATTTTAGTCACAGTTTTGACGTGGTGTGTTTGATGTTATAGAATGCTGCATGATGTAAAGGCATGGACTTGAGCGAAATTTATATCAGGATCATTTTTTTGCCTAGTTTGTGTCAGCCAAATTTGCCACAGACGTGTCATGCCATACTCTTCTATGTAATCGCAAGATTACTTGACCTTATATGTGGTTGAACCATCTGGTCCCTTGATTAACTGTTACTTGACATTGTTCATCATTGGGTGCCTTGTCATAATTTGGATTCCTATCTAATGTGCCAGTAAATTCCCTCGAGTGCTTTATAGTAGTGCATCCCTTTAGGATGTGACTATATTTGATGGGTGCATACTGTAAGGGTGAACATATTGAGATTTATTCTTTGAAGTACCATGAAGTGGTTAGTGAGATTTATTGAGAAGTTTGTGCGTACTCCTGGCCGCTCCTATATATGTTTTGTTCTTGAGTTGAAACTTGATTGTTGTTTACTTCAATATGCAGGGTTCAATGTTGAGACTGTGGAGTACAAGAACATTAGTTTCACCGTCTGGGATGTCGGGGGTCAGGACAAGGTATGAATATCAGTATGCATCTTAAATCCTTTATTGTTTTGCACATCTCCTCTACTGTCTACCATATGGAATCTATTATCTCCTTTTTCTGTACcgccaattttttttaaattctcCACCTTTTTCATTACTGAACCTGTCTCTTTCTTGAACatcttttttatatttttatttcatttgtaaTTGTTCCTCGTTTGATACTGTATTCTGCTTTATTCCGCTTTGGTGAAAACAgatcagacctctctggaggcatTACTTCCAGAACACCCAGGGGCTTATCTTTGTCGTGGACAGCAATGACAGGGATCGTGTTGTTGAAGCTAGGGATGAGCTCCATAGGATGCTTAATGAGGTAAGATACTCTCCTTGATGACCTTTATGTTTTCATATGTATAACGTGGCAATTAATTTTTAAATCAACTCTTGAATTTCACACCTTAATAATGCTAGGCTTATTAATAAAACTTGAAGCCACTGCTTTTGATATCCAGGTGATACTATATTTTAAAAAATCAAGCCATTGCTTTGGCATGTAATATAGTATTGTTGCAATAGGGTGGAAAATGATTTTTATATTAGCTCACTATTTAATAGTCGATCATTCCATCCAGTGGCATCACTTCTTTAGTAAAGGCACATATTGATTGTGTTTATTTAGGATGCTAACATGTGCTAATGTTACCGCGCTATGTATGTTATTGAGTTAGTTTTGAATAAGAATTAGTATAACTCACTTGAATTTGTGGCAGGATGAGTTGCGTGATGCTGTGTTGCTTGTCTTTGCCAACAAACAAGATCTTCCAAATGCTATGAATGCTGCTGAGATCACTGATAAGCTTGGTTTACATTCTCTACGGCAGCGACACTGGTAAGAAAGTAAATACAATTTGAATGTTTAGGTAAATATATTGCataaattccaaaaccagggacatATATGCTTGCAGCTTCTTTATGGTGCCAGTGCTGAAAGCGTTTAAGAATGCTGGCATCGCATCTGGCCAATTTTCTTTATGTTATTAAGTTATTATTAACTAATCAAAGAATTTCATGTAAGCAACAAATGGTACAACGAAGTGGGCTTGTTGTTCTACTTATATTCATGTTGCATGATTGAATGATTCAGGTAGTAACTAGAGCATATCGTGGCAAAGAGACATGCTTTTCTCTTGCTTCGACTTGTCTTCTGTATATAGCATATTCACAAAGATCACTGGAAGATGCAGAACCAAAACCAGatgaggtcaaaccctataataAAAGTCAAAAAGCCTTTTGTAGTCAGGAAAAATCATGTATACCAACACTGATCTGCAAAGACTTATGGGGTCAATTGAGTCCACAGCCTGAATGTGGCACCGACACTTGAGGGGGTTAGGCGTGTTTTCGGTTTTTGCACCCACCCCTACGCCAAATCTAGATCAACGATGATAAAATGTAGTCTTTCCCAAGTACATTGGACTCCATCAATTGAACTTTATCGTGCCCAAACTGGGCTTATATGTGGCATGATCATATCAATTTGTCATTCATGGAGTGACTGTTGGGTCCAATTTGTTTTGCTCACTGGCGCTTAGATCGACAGGTTGCTAGTAGCCTGACAACCAGCTACCCTCAATCGTGCTCCTAATTAGTTTCTCATTTTACCACTGACTATTCATTGCTAAGTGGAAATAACAGAGAGGATCAGAGAAGTAGCCATAGGCTGTTCAAATACATATTTAAATTGCATCATGTCTTTTCCTGTAAAAGATGGCCAGTTCTTTTGCTGTCCATCTCAATATAATTGTACATCTTTTCTGCCTTCAGAGTCTAAGAACTTAGTAAGACTTGATTGGCAGCGTATGAATGAGAGATTACAACATGTAGTAGAATTGTTGCACCGCTGTTATACCTGGTATTAGATAGCTTTTTCTATTGTCTTTTAAATCTGCTCGTTACAGGTACATACAGAGCACTTGCGCCACATCTGGGGAGGGTCTGTACGAGGGTCTGGACTGGCTGTCCAGCAACATTGCCAGCAAGGTGTGCATTTCTTTTCTTTATCCTGTTTCTGAAAAATCATTTAGTTTTGGAAGAGTTGACTTATTATGCGTACTTGAATCCACTTCTATGGAATATTCCTGAGACATACTCTACTGCAGGCTTGAGGCTATGAGTTATCGAGGCTCTCCAGTCAACTTGGAGCTATGGATGTTATGACCCTAGGGTTGTTGTTATCTGCTATTTCAGTCTCTTAGACATTGCATACACTAAAATATTTTTTGAGCTTGTTATAACCAAGGATTTCAATGTTCCCTGTAGTTTCGAATGTTTGCACATTTTCAATTTTTACTCCAGGCCTTTCCAGTACCATGTCTCTGCTATTCTTGAAGTCTGATGAACTTGTCCCTTTTGTTTACTCGCCATATTAGTCTGAAAATTGCCCATGTATAGTGTGGTGCTTTTGTGAAATGTTCAGGTGACAGAGATATGATGCGTGCTGGTTGTACTAGAATTGAGTACAAGTGCGTGATTCCCTTACGCGAAAGACCCTATCTGCCATTGTAAAAGAGCCATCAGTGCCACAAAAAGACCCCCTAACGATTTCACGTTGGTTCAGCGTCGTGATGTAGTTGGATCGTTTGAGgcagaaaaaagagaaaaagaggggCAGCCTGAGCTGTCAAAAACCCTACCATATTCCCTTGAGCCGCCGCCTCTTGCGCTCCCCTCCCCTTGATGTCGCCGCCTCTTGTGTCCTCCTTGTGTTGTGTGTTCCCCTTCCTGGAGACTCCGTGTGGCTGCCGCTATTTCCCTCTCCATCCTTGTTGGCAACATTGCAGGCGCAGCGTTGATGCTAGTGACCGCTCCCTCGCTTGTTaccccgcgcctcctcctctccgatctGCTCCACGGCGCCCCTCATTCAATTCCTCACCCCCGGGGGCGCACCCTCTCTTGTCGCCTACGACATCTTAGGCCCTTGTCGTTGCCTACTCCTTCCTCCCCGAGCCGACCCTCTCTTGTCGCCTACGACATCTTAGGCCATTGTCGTTGCCTACTCCTTCCTCCTCGAGCCTTTGTTTAGGATGTAGAGTCAGACAAGTGGAGGATgaggtcgtcctcctcctgggcGTCTAGGTTGCACGGACAAATTAGGAGTCCGCGATGATCGGCCTCCCCTGCCCTCCACCATCTCCTTCACCCTACTTGTCACAACCCTACCGGcctactccaccaccaccgagCCCCACTTCTCCATGTCGCTCCCCATTGCTTTCATCTCGCCTTCCGCGGAGCTCAGCAGGTAGAGCACAACATCCATCCATTGAGAGAGGGGGCGACCGCCAAGCAACACGAGAGAAGGGTGATTGAGGTGGACTACCCATCCGAAAATGGCGTATTAGAAAATCATAGGTCATCTCTCCGTTCACTCAATGTCATTTCTTCTGTCACTTACGTTGGCAGGGAATTGCTGCTTGGTGTCATGTCCACCGGCTGAGCGGCGAGGCGAAGTTGCCGCTGCTGATAATGGTAGTACTTCCGTGAAGAGGTAGTCGACTGGCAATGCGTCCATGGACCAGCGTCGGTGTTTCAGACTGTTCCAGTAGCATGTGCTATTTTTTGGATTTGTTTCTTCAAGTTATAATATGAATATCTGTGCTTAGTTTGTTTCTTAGCCTGCTAGATTGGATGAAATAGTTAGGAAATAAGCCATATATTGAAATAGTAGCAATGCTTAGTCTCCTACACTCCTATCAACATTCTTTTGTGTTTCCTCAGTACTTCAGGTGAGATAACCATTGTTTTCCAATGCATATTCATATTTCCAAACTGCAGGTGAGATAACCAGTGTTTTCCAATCCATATTCATATTTGGGAACTATCAAACATTTATAAACCTTGGTTGCTGTATTCTATTTCCTCACTTTTGCGTGATTATTCATGACTGCCATGATCACTGACGTTTTTTTTCTTTGTAATTGTAGCAATAGGTTGGTATGGTGCTTCCATTGATCATAATGGTTGCAAGTGAGATAAGTGTCCACTCTAATTGTAATGTCCTTTTGAGTACAGACTTATCAACTGATGTTTATTTTCTTACATTTAAAGGAAATTCATGTCTGAATGTGTTCTACATATATTTGTTCGGTAAAATTATAGCATGGATGTCCAGCCGTTTCTTTCAGGTTTGCATTTTCTATTTAGAAGCCGTTGCGCTTGTCTCGGCAGCACGAAGAACTAGGCCTTGATAGGTTTTAGGTGTCTCCCCTGTTCTTGTTTTAAATCNNNNNNNNNNNNNNNNNNNNNNNNNNNNNNNNNNNNNNNNNNNNNNNNNNNNNNNNNNNNNNNNNNNNNNNNNNNNNNNNNNNNNNNNNNNNNNNNNNNNcgaaaacagcgttagtccgtgttagttgcatccaaaatacacaaattagaggcaaaacaatagcaaaagtgttcgggaaagtagatacgttttggacgtatcaatgtgtatcatcataaaagtagcatggaacataagaaattatagatacgttggagacgtatcatctggcAACAACATGTCTTCTGCATCCTTTATGTACTCCATCATCTGAAGGATGGCCTACCACGTGTCCATCCCATTCTCTTCTGGCGACTGCTTGAGGTAGGGGAAGGTGGCTGTGTGGGTTAACGCCAGGCCTCCTcatatttcctctctactttgagggggtctGTCTTggaggcgaagccggtgagagcatcattgagaatgtTCTTGATgtcggtgtagtctttcttcctcGCCCTACCCGAGACAAGATAgattgcatgcgagtgttgcgggtgcacgacgatgagggcccagaacttgtctctgcgcaaAACACTCGAATTAACCTTGGCAAATGTAAATGGAGATACAGGATAGAATGTAATGGGAACTAGCgaatgattacttactcggggaagtaagggatgataaTGGAGCTCTTCTTAATGTTCAGCAGGAAGAAATCCTAGATCTGCTTGGTGGAAATCGCCCGATCCCCACGGTTGCAGATGatactctcccgcatatagaagggctcAATTATCGCGATGCCCGATGTCCCCTCCTTAACGATctaggaagacaagctaagagcaactagccgGACCACGGTATGGTGGATCAACAAGCTAAGATGTTGAAGATGTCatcgaaccggatgaagcacaagtccgcggagtACTTTTCGGTGAAgcccatgccagttggcaccttcgccacgtagagagggtaaccaggagaTGTTGATTTGAGAAGTTGCTTCTCTAGATACAGGACAGAgttatgcaagctcctcatatccgcggTGAGTTTCTTGACGACATGCTCCGgtagcatcggttcacccaagtatgCTCCGATCGCCAATTGTCTGGCAACTTCTCAAGGTGCCGGACCGGCTCCTTGGCTTTGGCTTCCTCCTtggctttggcgtccttctttGCTGGCCTCTTCCGCTTCTTGGGTTCTAGGCACTTCGGAAGGCCTATAGCATCCATCGCCTTAGTGGTCGTATCacagagtgtgtttgggctcagcatctttttgacggcggcggcgacctcctcaggcatttcctcttcctcctcatgcgtttcttgagaatcgaacagcttcttggagcatagATATTTCGAAGTTGTCACGTTCGGAGCCACCGGGGCATCGTCATGGAGAACTTGTGAAGacataggaatatcccattggaattcGTCACGTTCGTAGGCCTCGGCCTTTGGCGTTGGCTGTTGTGGAGGGGCACTGACCTCTGGCtccgctggctgttgtggtggggcactgaccaccggcgccgctggctgttgtggAGGGGCGCTGATCTCTGGCGCCGCAAGCTGATTTCCGTTGCTTTCCATCGACTCCGAGGAGGTGTTGAtcctaattagggtcttcggccatagcactaCCCAACTCTTTAGTTCGCTCGGCTTCATCTGGCTATCGGCACCATCTGGTTGAATAGGAGgatacaaatcctcatagccggtaacacccgatccacttcaacccggtaacagTCAGGGGGAATATCTCGTGTGTGGCACTTCTTATCCAGaggccgaatgatggaccccctcgcgacgtctttgagttcgtcgttcacTTTCATCAGAAAGGTGCATGGCATTGAGAGCGCCTGCAAGAACATGTGTACGGTGTTAGAGAGAGGGcagggatgacgaaactaatatattaacttgatgtacactagcttaattagttaattaccgtgagggcgttgagctcggctaatgtcgacgggccaacACCTACGGTGGCGTGAGtgaaagtgacggaggggctgctagccGGCATGGCCGGTGAATCCCTCACACCTGCGACATTGTCGGCGGccagaggagtctccattataacatcatCATTGCCGGCggtcggcggcgccatcgagttgctggcGGCTAAGCTAACCAGTTGCGGGTGGGGCCCTTGTTTGCCACCTCATACCACGCGGCAACAAcatcgaaatctgcttggacttcaGCGACGACTTCAGCTTTGAGTTCAGGTACGAGtgaagctttgagttgcggtaccagttgagTTGTGATTCCTGGTACCAAATCAGCTTGACTTCGGCTATGATTGAGTTCCTCATATCCTCCACCTCCCGATGCTTCCTCTCATCGCACACATTTTTATCTGTCGCAGACGCCAAGCCGTAGTGAGCATGCTTGTGGCATGTACcgacgccagccacacggcctctatgcagccttctcgtaggtgaatgctcattaactagGTTTATCGCCAGTatgagaggcttgtcccaggctaccctgTCGTCGAagcctgggacgaggagccttcgtgaCATTGgggaagtctttgtctttcttcttcccgcGGATGAAACGTGaagcatttagaaatgttgctagtattatataaacgatacttgatctaattaaaccggtaaattgcttaccagttttttctcgatCTCCACGACCTTCTCGTcggtcgtgaaccaaattatgtcggctaCCACCTTGGGGTCTGTGAAAAGTTACCCGGTTAGTTTCTTTTTATGGCACTGGGACTTGATAAATCTTCTTTcctgcgggtccttgtacttgagccaggggttctcaatgccggcatttctaTAGGCCtcatcctccttcgcccaatagggctcctttccctcataCCCACGGCTACCAAgggtgtggttgccgatgttaagctccctcaTATCCTCCCCCCACGTCTTGCGATTCTGggtcgcttgtagctcttcattggccacaaaagcatcgaaGTCCTCTTATGTAACCTTCGGAAAGgaagagtggacctcttcgaaacctttgccatcAGCAATCATCTTcctcaccatgtacttatagctgctcagGTGTTTGGTGAATTttaggagggcttgtgagttcacaatgttacgAGTTTCATGAGTGTCggagtagtcgcctaggaacttgtatcgttcgTGAAACCTCGCAAGGAGTCGGACTCGCAAATGCTTTTTGTTCTTACCTCGGAGGTCCgtttcgttgagattgatgacctctcggaggattgctgccagttggttgccgtaccccttagcGACATGCTTAgactccaccggcaaaccactggcgggtCCATTGCGTGTCTGCTAGTGGCGACCGTGTTTGGGCGCATTGCCTTCTGCGGACGCTTGgcaccacttgtcccggtgccactactcccggcggcgccgcttggGTCATCGCCACTTGTCTCGGTGCCACCCCTGGTGGCGATGCTTGGCTCGTCGCCACTTGTTTTGGTGCCACCCCTGGCGGCGGCACTTGTCTCGTCGCCGCTTGGCTCGTCGCcactacccccagcggcatcctccatctcatggtcgtcgtcgtcatccttgaAGAAGCACTTATGGTAGTGCAACTCTAAATCtgcttgagacgacatggtggctagCACTAATCAAATATGAAATAGGTATTAGCAAACATAAATTTCACGGAAAAatccggcatgacctttgctaaaaaaatGGTCATGCAGAGTGCTAGAAATTCCGGAACGGAAGTGAATCAACATTCCAgcaactcaatagcaactcaatccttgTAACAGAAATGTATATAACAACTTCATTTTCAGcaacaccataaccatcaccataatCAGCATTTTCATTTCACCGGAGCTCACCCATGTACATGTCAACACCATAACCATCAAgagctcaaccatcaccataaccataaccatcaccatatAAATTACATTAGTATTTTACAGTAACATTTTAAAGTAGCATTTTACATCAGCATATAAATTAGATTAGCATTACACTTATTTACTTCCTAGTATTTTTGGACAGAGGGAAACTTCCTACTCCCTAGCTACATAAAACAATGCCAAATCCATCTAAACCAGTAGCACTAGCAATACAGTAGCGTAGCATTTTTTCATTTAGCTTTATACTAGGCAGATGCTTGTTCATTTCATTCTTGACCATTAACAGAGAACATTAAAAGTAGCATAGCAGTAGCAATAGCAGTTGACCATTAACAGAGAACTTTAAAAACCAATTCTCTGCCAATTCAAATTTCATTTATATCAGCTAATTAAAGTTCACTGCAAGTTTAAAACTAACATGAATTCATTTTTTACTAAACCAGAGAACTAGCTCATTTTCTAACAGAGACCAACATGAATTCATTTTTTACTAAACCTAGAGCAAACTAAAGTTATTCATTCAACCTAAATCAACTAAATTTAAACCCTACTTCAAAAATCCTAAATCAActaaatttaaaccctaaatcaACTTTATACTAACCAGTAGCATTTTATACTAACCCTAAATGAAGTTAAAATTTTATACTAACCAATAGAATTTTGAATGAACCCTAAATAAACTTAAGTTAAATCATTCAACTAGTAGCAGTAgcatttcatcatttaatttaaataAACCCTAAATCAATAGTTCATCACTAGTAGGAGAAAATTTCGGAAGCagagaggggaagggagaggggaaggaagaggggaagggagaggggcgAGGGGGGATGGCAGAGGAggggagagagaaggggagagggCTGGCCGGTTCTTACCGGCGGCAACGGTGGCGAGTGGCGACGGCCTCCTTCTCTCTGTGATGGTGGCGACGCCCTCCTTCTCTCCGTGGCGGTGGagacgccctcctcctctccgcgGTGGTGAcgacgccctcctcctctccgcgATGGTTGCGACGGCGGTGGCGCGGGGGAGGGTGCAGGGGCACATCTGCGGCGGTGGGTTTGGGTGCGCGCTAGGCTGCGGGTGTGTGTGTGGGGAGGGGAGATAGGGTTCGATCTGGCCGAACCACGCTAAGTCAAGGTGCCTAGATTACTGCCGACGCACCAGGGCcctggtgcgccggggataaggttacccccggcgcaccagggCCTTGGTGCGCCGACAGTAAGTTGGATACGactatacctgggacttgtcccAATTCACCTAGCCTGcacatttccttttcttttttttatttcctttttcttttctttttctttatttcttttctctttattttctttttcttttattttaccccaaatgctatactattttatttttcttatcttttcaagataataacaaagcaatatgcatgagttatgcaaaaacaaaaaaaattatgagTTATACGTAcgtaaaatattgaccaacacaatattagttATGTATTACAAAAAAATAAGAGTTATAcattaaagttttacatcatcgagaagagtgtttcactttcttcttgtttttcttgctcgtcgttgaataatttagctccgtatcgtgacttcttcttttgaagggtcgacttgACCTAGGTAGCATGGTCATGATTCTTATTGTGGTGTATGGTgtatcttcgtcctcggattcttccatcattgggtctccgacctgtccttcgaagtcttcctcattGGCGACTTCACCCATTCCgatgatggtcctcttgcctctcctcacgacaacacggctaggcctagatgggtcggttatgaagaagcattggtccacgtgTTTAGCCAATACCCATGGCTTATTTTGCGCGGTGGCGTTcgcggactttgatttgttggcttcgggtagaaatatggtggtgaaataccggtattcttttgtgacgctcttagcccatctgatatggaacatcggcactttctccccagcgtagctaagctcccagatttcctcgacccttccgtagtatctagtctttacgtcacccgtataGGATTTCATCATTACCCCTGAGT contains the following coding sequences:
- the LOC124685426 gene encoding ADP-ribosylation factor 1, with translation MGLAFGKLFSRLFAKKEMRILMVGLDAAGKTTILYKLKLGEIVTTIPTIGFNVETVEYKNISFTVWDVGGQDKIRPLWRHYFQNTQGLIFVVDSNDRDRVVEARDELHRMLNEDELRDAVLLVFANKQDLPNAMNAAEITDKLGLHSLRQRHWYIQSTCATSGEGLYEGLDWLSSNIASKA